The nucleotide sequence GTTGACACCGGGTGATTTGTTGTAGAATACATGTTGTTGAAATACTCTGCTGCATGATGTCCAATATCTTTATCTCCACTAAAAACCTGTCCTTGATCATTCTTGATTGAAGTAATATAATTTTGAGCAAATCTGTTCTTAGTAGAGGCATGAAAAAATTTCGTATTTCTATCACCAACATGTAGCCATAAATTTCTACTTTTTTGCTTCCAATAGATCTCTTCTTGTCTGTAAGCAGTATTTAGTTGCTGTTTCAATCTTGGTATTAAATCTCTATCTGACCTGTGTAAGCTTGACATTGCACTGTTTAAACGGTATTGAAGCACATCTATTTGTTTCGCTGAGTTTAAATTGCTTTTACGTTTACAACGAGCCATGAACGTACGACAATGTCGTATTTGATCCACTATGGTGTGATGACGTTGATCTTTACAAACGTTCCATCCCTCTTTAACGTAGCTTTTAAAATTAGCAACGTCCAGCAGCCTTTTATCAAAACGAAAGGGTTTTCGCAGAACTGGATCATGGCAACCAAACCGGAGCAGGACAGGTCTGTGATCAGACCCATTAAAGTCCAAAAACTCCGCTTCTCCCCTTGGAAATGTAGCTGACCATTCAGAGTTTATCAAAACTCTATCAAGGCAACACTTGACAGTGTGTGAATGTCTCTCACCAACCCAAGAAAACCTATCACCCGTAAACTTGATGTCCCAAAGATCACAGTAAGACAACATATGTCTAAAATCCCGGAATGTCCAGTCTGCTCTCATCGGTCCACCAATTTTTTCATTGTTAGAAAGGatctcattaaaatccccaaccAAAACCCAAGGTCCATCCTTAGAATGTGATAATTGATTCAAGTGATCCCAAAAGAAATGTCTCTGATCTTGAACAGGATGACCATAGACACAGGACAAATAAAACTgaaagttataatatttaacgtTTACATCAATGATTCTAGCATCCTTAGAAATTAAGGACACTTGAACATTGTTCTTCCACAACAAAGCCAAACCGCCACTCCTTCCACAAGGGGGCACAGTAATTATATTAGTAAATCCTAAGGAATTAGCAAATTCAACAACCTTATTACAGTTATTCAGAGTTTCAACTAGAAATAGCATATTAGGTTTATAGATACTGCAAATACTACGTAGTCTATATTTAGTCATAGATGTGCCAATGCCTTGGCAATTCTAGGAGATGATCGTCATGGACACAGTGGGGGTACCGGGCCCCCCGCGCCTCTGTCGATCTCATTTGGTGCAGAGCAGGAACCAGCAGACTCGACTCGctccttcttcttgatctggCACAGGACCGCTTGATCTTCAGCAGCTTCCCATTGTTGGTAAAAAGCTTCAACCTCCCCCCTCTTACGCTTAGCGCTATTCTTTTCCTTCTCAAGAATCACTCCTTTATCCTCATGAATGGGAGAGAAAGTGTCGATGAACTGTTTGCTGAACTTGGCATGAAGATAACGAAGTCGTTCAGCCGTGAGTTCAGTATCTTCAAACACCATCTAAATTACCATTTTAATAGTTAAAACTGTAAATGTTAGcaatagtaaatatatatatatatatgttattttagaacacatgatatattattttcaatatatgatgataatgaaaacaatacataaatggtgaaagtagaagaagaagggtacAGTTGGACAAACAAAAGGTCACATGTAAATGAGCTATGGATTGATGGACCAAAGGACAAATGACATGTTCACTTTACACCTTCACTCTCTTCCCCCTCACATGTTTGTCTCCTCTcctcttttgtaatttttttactaatttatttcaATACTTATATTAGTAGTGTGTGTCTGTGTGAATGTGATACATCCATCTCTCACTCTCACACTCTCACACTCAACGGTCTCGTGACTGACCCATAATCTCTGTAGCAGATTATCCGGCATAATCAGCGGTTATGTCATAACTTGTTCAattatttcttcttcatatctttttttgtttttttttttgtctcaaaccaagattttatatatattacagaaaataggacattaattaattaattaactgccttcgtttatttttaactttcttttttctgCAGTTTACGAAAGGTAAAGAGCGGTTACATACATTATTACATAGCAAATGGCTTGCCTCAGAGGAAGCGACGACGACGACCGTTATTGACGGGCTTGAAGGAAGTGAGATTCATGAATTTCAACCAAGGCTTTTCCCAAACCATCGCCTCGTAGTTCTTGCTCGCTCCTCCGTCATTAGCCGCAACCGTAAGCCGATAGTTCGTGCCAGCAACCACCTGAGTCTCGCCGCTAACAACCGTC is from Camelina sativa cultivar DH55 chromosome 20, Cs, whole genome shotgun sequence and encodes:
- the LOC104772043 gene encoding cysteine proteinase inhibitor 5-like; this translates as MKVISLVLLLSLVVVPLYDISAEALAGGWSPISDVKDPHVVEIGEFAVSEYDKRSKLGLKFETVVSGETQVVAGTNYRLTVAANDGGASKNYEAMVWEKPWLKFMNLTSFKPVNNGRRRRFL